A single region of the Arthrobacter sp. zg-Y820 genome encodes:
- a CDS encoding ABC transporter ATP-binding protein, whose amino-acid sequence MPEAGGPGSGGGRGGPARLNPADKKQLSRHPVSLRRIAALFAPHKGTIAVVVLLISLASVINLAQPFLVRAVIDDALPSGNIRLLLVLAASMVAVAALTSVVGVVQTWMATAMGQRVMHTLRVNLFTHLQAQSLGFFTRTRGGEVQSRLTHDISGMQSVVTTTATGVASNLTTAVATAVAMAALSPGLALISLVVLPPAIWLSRRVAQIRRTVTDERQRELAALHTQVEEGLSVSGVRLAKTLGTIPRDADRFRTRSEKLVGLELRSQLAGSWRMATMQIVFAAIPAVIYLAAGFPATSGGMTVGTLVAFTGLQATIFRPVMGLLNIGVQWVTALAFFSRIFEYLDLVPAITAPTDPVRLDPATVRGEVRFEGVRFAYDGGTGDGPGGGTEVLSCINLTLPAGTTTAVVGPTGSGKSTLASLLPRLNEVSSGRVTIDGVDVREIAPEDLARIVGVVSQETYLIHASVRENLLLAAPDATDDQLWQALAAARIADAIGALPEGLDTLVGARGHRFSGGEQQRLAIARTILRNPPVLVLDEATSALDNTTEAQVQQALERLSTGRTTLTIAHRLSTVENAEQVVVLDAGRVVERGTAQELRAGHGAFARLAARMDTAGTRSL is encoded by the coding sequence ATGCCCGAGGCCGGCGGTCCCGGCTCCGGCGGCGGCCGCGGCGGCCCCGCCCGGCTGAACCCGGCCGACAAGAAGCAGCTCTCCCGGCATCCGGTCAGCCTGCGCCGCATCGCCGCCCTGTTCGCCCCGCACAAGGGAACCATCGCCGTCGTCGTACTGCTGATCAGTCTGGCCTCGGTGATCAACCTGGCCCAGCCGTTCCTGGTCCGGGCCGTGATCGACGATGCGCTTCCGTCCGGAAACATCCGCCTGCTCCTCGTGCTGGCCGCCTCGATGGTGGCCGTGGCGGCACTGACCTCAGTGGTCGGGGTGGTGCAGACCTGGATGGCGACCGCGATGGGCCAGCGCGTGATGCACACCCTGCGCGTGAACCTGTTCACGCATCTGCAGGCCCAGTCGCTGGGCTTCTTCACCCGCACCCGCGGCGGTGAGGTGCAGTCCCGGCTCACGCACGACATTTCCGGCATGCAGTCAGTGGTCACCACCACCGCAACCGGCGTCGCGTCCAACCTCACCACCGCTGTGGCCACCGCCGTTGCCATGGCCGCCCTCTCCCCCGGCCTCGCCCTGATCTCGCTGGTGGTGCTGCCGCCGGCGATCTGGCTGTCACGGCGCGTGGCGCAGATCCGCCGAACCGTCACTGACGAGCGCCAGCGCGAACTCGCCGCCCTGCACACCCAGGTCGAGGAGGGGCTGTCGGTCTCCGGCGTCCGGTTGGCCAAGACGCTGGGCACCATCCCGCGCGACGCCGACCGCTTCCGCACCCGCTCCGAAAAGCTTGTCGGCCTGGAGCTGCGCAGCCAGCTCGCCGGCAGCTGGCGGATGGCCACCATGCAGATAGTCTTCGCGGCAATTCCGGCGGTCATCTACCTCGCGGCCGGGTTCCCGGCCACCAGCGGCGGCATGACCGTCGGCACCCTGGTGGCGTTCACCGGGCTGCAGGCGACCATTTTCCGCCCGGTCATGGGACTGCTGAACATCGGCGTTCAGTGGGTGACCGCACTGGCTTTCTTCAGCCGGATCTTTGAATACCTGGACCTGGTGCCCGCCATCACGGCGCCGACGGATCCGGTCCGGCTGGATCCGGCCACCGTGCGCGGCGAGGTCCGGTTCGAGGGCGTGCGGTTCGCGTACGACGGCGGGACCGGGGACGGTCCCGGAGGCGGCACTGAAGTCCTGAGCTGCATCAACCTGACGCTGCCCGCCGGCACCACCACCGCCGTCGTCGGGCCCACCGGTTCCGGCAAAAGCACCCTGGCCTCACTGCTGCCGCGCCTGAATGAAGTCAGCTCCGGGCGGGTCACCATTGACGGCGTCGACGTGCGCGAGATCGCGCCGGAAGACCTGGCCCGGATTGTCGGAGTGGTGTCGCAGGAGACCTATCTGATCCACGCTTCGGTGCGCGAGAACCTGCTGCTGGCCGCCCCGGACGCCACCGACGACCAGCTCTGGCAGGCTCTCGCTGCCGCGCGGATTGCCGATGCGATCGGCGCGCTGCCGGAGGGCCTGGACACCCTCGTGGGCGCGCGCGGGCACCGGTTTTCCGGCGGTGAGCAGCAGCGCCTGGCGATAGCGCGGACCATCCTGCGCAACCCTCCGGTGCTCGTGCTGGACGAGGCGACCAGCGCCCTGGACAACACCACGGAGGCGCAGGTGCAGCAGGCGCTCGAACGGCTGTCGACCGGGCGGACCACGCTGACCATCGCGCACCGGCTTTCCACCGTGGAGAACGCCGAGCAGGTGGTGGTCCTTGACGCCGGCCGCGTCGTGGAGCGCGGAACCGCGCAGGAACTGCGGGCCGGGCACGGTGCCTTTGCCCGACTTGCCGCGCGGATGGACACGGCGGGAACCCGCTCCCTCTGA
- a CDS encoding MarR family transcriptional regulator yields the protein MPLTDDADSALDNSAGLGELMHATFRGLRGRWMQQLAPFGLTPHQFRALNGVGRSADASGPGVRLKDLAEWLRIAPRSATEVVDQLQEKGLVERTPDPNDRRATRISLSEAGQELRTRIRSARRREADEYFSVLSAEDRTQLARILGQLTTDGRRGIQG from the coding sequence ATGCCGCTTACAGATGATGCCGACTCGGCCCTGGACAACTCCGCCGGACTGGGCGAGCTCATGCATGCGACGTTCCGCGGGCTGCGCGGGCGCTGGATGCAGCAGCTGGCCCCGTTTGGTCTGACGCCGCATCAATTTCGCGCCCTCAACGGCGTGGGACGGAGCGCCGATGCCTCGGGCCCCGGCGTGCGCCTCAAGGACCTGGCAGAGTGGCTCCGCATCGCCCCGCGGTCCGCGACGGAAGTGGTCGATCAGCTCCAGGAAAAGGGTCTGGTGGAACGCACCCCGGACCCGAACGACCGCCGTGCCACGCGAATCTCCCTGAGTGAGGCCGGACAGGAGCTGCGGACCCGGATCCGCAGCGCCCGGCGCCGGGAAGCGGACGAGTATTTTTCAGTGCTCTCTGCTGAAGACCGGACTCAGCTGGCGAGGATCCTCGGGCAGCTGACGACCGACGGGCGGAGAGGGATTCAGGGTTGA
- a CDS encoding alpha/beta hydrolase codes for MNTSAVIERNNVRVLGRADGPVLVLVQGFGCDQVIWNRILPFFTETYKVVLFDHVGTGGADPEAYGAAKYAVLEGYLQDLIELLDALDVQDATVVGHSIAGTMALAASTRSPRIARLVLLCTSPCYVNDDGYVGGFRPEDIEGVLAAVEANYPLWARAMAPNIAGEDPDSEISTELAEDMCRLRPKYVRDFLQMSFAADVRQLLPQVPVPALILQSRGDPLTPESASLFLDKQLPSSTRVDLKALGNMPHLSSPRETADAILGYLKASANA; via the coding sequence ATGAACACCAGCGCAGTCATTGAACGCAACAACGTCCGCGTGCTGGGACGCGCGGACGGACCGGTGCTGGTGCTGGTGCAGGGCTTTGGCTGCGACCAGGTGATCTGGAACCGCATCCTGCCGTTCTTCACGGAGACCTACAAAGTGGTGCTGTTCGATCATGTGGGAACCGGCGGAGCCGATCCCGAAGCTTACGGCGCTGCCAAATACGCCGTCCTGGAAGGTTACCTGCAGGATCTGATCGAGCTCCTGGATGCCTTGGACGTGCAGGATGCCACCGTCGTCGGGCACAGCATCGCTGGCACCATGGCGCTGGCTGCCTCGACGCGGAGTCCGCGGATTGCGCGTCTCGTCCTGCTCTGCACCTCACCCTGCTATGTCAATGACGACGGGTACGTCGGCGGCTTCCGGCCGGAGGACATTGAGGGTGTCCTGGCTGCTGTGGAGGCCAATTACCCCCTTTGGGCCAGGGCGATGGCCCCGAACATAGCGGGAGAGGACCCTGATTCCGAGATCAGCACCGAACTGGCCGAGGACATGTGCCGGTTGCGCCCAAAGTACGTTCGCGACTTCCTGCAGATGTCCTTCGCCGCGGATGTCCGGCAGCTGCTGCCCCAGGTTCCCGTCCCGGCCTTGATCCTGCAATCGCGGGGCGATCCGCTAACCCCGGAATCGGCCTCGCTGTTCCTGGACAAACAGCTTCCCAGCAGCACCCGTGTGGACCTGAAAGCCCTCGGAAACATGCCGCACCTCAGCTCACCCCGGGAGACGGCGGACGCCATTCTCGGTTACCTGAAGGCGAGTGCCAATGCCTAG
- a CDS encoding ATP-binding protein: MPSAPKHGKVPESAATAGGTDYEAHFHHAACGYLVLTTDGFILDVNRTLLTWTGHSREKLLGTNVVDLLPIGDQVLYAAYAVPQLAVSGCYNEMAAELVSAAGEHIPVLLSGVRSKSENKGDDIDVDRIAVFNASERRRHERELLAALRKAEAAEAARAAAEEELREKQKALVEKDRVLKASLAASKEREALLNTVLNAVDVGLLVVDKDGDVVLTNAHLKSAWTRVAGEIAPGRARPFFGPDRVTPLCDAESPLRRAAAGESFSNQLLWFGPLDGGHQTALSVSARPIKTDGALSGSVVAYTDVSPLVTALAAQEEFVASVSHELRTPLTSIMGYLDLALDEEGSSPEVTSALQVALRNSERLLALVSDLLSVASGAQKIDRRPVNLAEIVRSGIVSMAPKARANQVDLVTEIPETLTVEVDPQRLAQVVDNLLSNAVKYSPDGGTVRVALSEEGQEIRLEVSDTGIGMDEGEQDKVFTKFFRAHRAVTSAVPGVGLGLVITKSILEAHGGGLSFVSSPGQGSVFTVSLPLTAEGRT, encoded by the coding sequence ATGCCTAGCGCTCCCAAGCACGGCAAAGTCCCGGAAAGCGCCGCCACAGCGGGTGGCACCGACTATGAGGCACATTTCCATCACGCGGCCTGCGGATATCTCGTCTTGACCACGGATGGATTCATTCTCGATGTTAACCGGACGCTTCTGACCTGGACAGGGCATTCCCGGGAAAAGCTGTTGGGCACAAATGTCGTGGATCTCCTGCCCATTGGAGATCAGGTGCTCTACGCCGCCTACGCGGTGCCCCAGCTGGCGGTGTCGGGGTGCTACAACGAAATGGCGGCGGAACTGGTGTCCGCGGCCGGAGAGCACATTCCGGTGCTCCTGTCCGGTGTGCGCTCGAAGAGCGAAAACAAAGGCGACGACATCGACGTCGACCGGATCGCAGTCTTCAACGCCTCCGAGCGCAGGCGCCATGAGCGGGAACTGCTGGCAGCCCTGCGGAAGGCTGAGGCGGCAGAGGCGGCGCGTGCCGCAGCCGAGGAGGAACTGCGGGAAAAGCAGAAGGCCCTGGTGGAAAAGGACCGCGTCCTGAAGGCCAGCCTGGCTGCGAGCAAGGAACGTGAGGCCTTGCTGAACACGGTCCTGAACGCTGTGGACGTGGGCCTGCTCGTGGTGGATAAGGACGGCGACGTTGTGCTGACCAACGCCCATCTGAAGTCCGCCTGGACCAGGGTCGCGGGGGAAATCGCCCCGGGCCGGGCACGGCCGTTTTTTGGTCCGGACCGCGTGACACCCCTTTGCGACGCCGAGAGCCCGCTGCGGCGGGCCGCCGCAGGGGAGTCCTTCTCGAATCAGCTGCTCTGGTTCGGCCCCCTCGACGGGGGACACCAGACTGCCCTCAGCGTGTCGGCCCGTCCCATCAAAACGGACGGAGCGCTCTCCGGATCGGTGGTGGCTTACACCGACGTTAGCCCGCTGGTCACCGCCCTCGCAGCGCAGGAGGAGTTCGTGGCCAGTGTCTCCCATGAGCTGCGCACCCCGCTGACGTCGATCATGGGCTATCTGGACCTCGCGTTGGACGAGGAGGGCTCGTCTCCGGAGGTGACCTCCGCGCTTCAGGTTGCACTGCGCAACTCCGAACGGCTGCTGGCCCTGGTTTCCGATCTGCTGTCGGTGGCATCCGGAGCTCAAAAAATCGACCGTCGGCCGGTGAACCTGGCCGAAATTGTCCGGTCCGGTATCGTCTCGATGGCGCCGAAAGCCCGTGCCAACCAGGTCGACCTGGTGACGGAGATTCCCGAGACCTTGACAGTGGAAGTCGATCCGCAGCGCCTGGCCCAAGTGGTGGATAACCTGCTGTCCAACGCCGTCAAGTATTCGCCCGACGGGGGCACCGTGAGGGTGGCGCTGTCCGAGGAGGGACAGGAAATCCGGCTCGAGGTGAGCGACACGGGGATCGGGATGGATGAGGGGGAACAGGACAAGGTTTTCACCAAGTTCTTCCGGGCGCACCGGGCTGTGACCTCGGCTGTTCCCGGTGTGGGACTGGGGCTGGTGATCACCAAGAGCATTCTGGAAGCACACGGCGGGGGCTTGAGTTTTGTCAGCAGTCCCGGGCAGGGAAGCGTGTTCACGGTTTCCCTGCCCCTGACCGCGGAAGGGCGGACGTAA
- a CDS encoding GNAT family protein, protein MDPKTATLLWPAVDPAHGNVRLRRFRDEDAGMARELSLDDYVPTIGTLPPRATADQALAWVERQRRHHVRGTGFAFCIADAESDRPLGQIGLWTRELAAGRAHAGYGVAPFARGRRVAASALLALLDFGWTIPGLHRVELFIEPWNTASTRSAEYAGFSREGLLRSHQEIAGERRDMLLYAAIRDAGRPAIDSPAATPGQ, encoded by the coding sequence ATGGATCCGAAGACCGCAACTCTGCTCTGGCCCGCCGTCGACCCGGCTCACGGCAACGTGCGCCTGCGCAGGTTTCGGGACGAGGACGCGGGAATGGCCCGGGAGCTGTCCCTGGACGACTACGTCCCGACAATCGGCACCCTTCCGCCCCGGGCCACCGCGGACCAGGCGCTGGCGTGGGTGGAACGTCAGCGCCGGCACCATGTTCGGGGAACCGGGTTTGCCTTCTGCATCGCCGACGCCGAATCCGACCGGCCCCTGGGGCAAATCGGACTGTGGACCCGGGAGCTGGCCGCGGGCCGCGCCCATGCCGGCTACGGCGTCGCACCCTTTGCGCGCGGCCGCCGTGTTGCCGCCAGTGCGCTGCTGGCCCTGCTGGACTTCGGCTGGACGATTCCAGGGCTGCATCGGGTGGAGCTGTTTATCGAGCCGTGGAACACAGCTTCCACCAGGAGCGCTGAATACGCCGGTTTTTCCCGGGAAGGCCTGCTCCGCAGCCACCAGGAAATCGCAGGTGAGCGCAGGGACATGCTCCTTTATGCGGCCATACGGGATGCGGGACGGCCCGCCATTGACTCCCCAGCCGCAACTCCCGGACAGTAG
- a CDS encoding serine hydrolase domain-containing protein, which translates to MPETAAPLWDSLAAAVRSGWCPGLVAGVRINGRTEIFATGSLDLSRTQPMAEDTPFRISSLSKIIGGALALTLVADGTLGLDDDVARWLPALANPRVLATPDAPLSMTVPARGPITLRHLLTFTAGLGIDYAATPYAAATRDLLWGPAPPAMTPEEYLTRVSELPLAHQPGERWMYHASADVLSVLLPAAAVQPLGQLVQERISGPFRLTATGFPTGTEHFPTVYEADDDGRLREAVTYRDALAGPPRFESLAGGMVSTVPDFLHFLTALAKDTVLPPALRQQMTADQLTSPQRAGMAEMAGPDESWGFMTAVQVGLGAPWSEPGMWGWAGGSGVSAAVYPNGDIGVIFTQRFLGGPQDTFGLFWEPFSALRKGLR; encoded by the coding sequence ATGCCGGAAACCGCCGCACCGCTGTGGGACAGCCTGGCCGCGGCCGTGCGCTCGGGCTGGTGCCCGGGGCTGGTGGCCGGGGTCCGGATCAATGGACGAACCGAAATCTTCGCCACCGGATCCCTGGACCTGAGCCGAACGCAGCCCATGGCCGAGGACACCCCCTTCCGCATCTCCTCGCTCAGCAAGATCATCGGCGGCGCACTCGCCCTGACCCTGGTGGCGGACGGCACGCTGGGACTGGACGACGACGTCGCCCGCTGGCTCCCGGCCCTGGCCAACCCCCGCGTCCTCGCCACCCCGGATGCCCCGCTGTCGATGACCGTTCCGGCGCGCGGACCCATCACGCTGCGGCACCTGCTGACCTTCACCGCCGGCTTGGGCATCGACTACGCGGCCACCCCGTACGCCGCGGCCACCCGGGACCTGCTGTGGGGCCCCGCTCCGCCGGCCATGACCCCGGAGGAGTACCTGACCCGGGTAAGCGAGCTGCCGCTGGCCCACCAGCCGGGGGAGCGCTGGATGTATCACGCCAGTGCCGACGTGCTCTCGGTGCTGCTGCCCGCCGCAGCCGTTCAGCCGCTGGGCCAGCTCGTGCAGGAGCGGATCAGCGGCCCGTTCCGGTTGACCGCCACCGGCTTCCCCACCGGAACCGAACACTTTCCGACGGTTTATGAGGCCGACGACGACGGTCGGCTGCGCGAGGCAGTGACCTACCGCGACGCGCTGGCCGGCCCGCCGCGGTTTGAGTCCCTGGCCGGAGGAATGGTGTCCACGGTCCCTGATTTCCTGCACTTCCTGACCGCCCTGGCGAAAGACACGGTGCTGCCGCCGGCACTGCGGCAGCAGATGACCGCGGACCAGCTGACCTCTCCGCAGCGGGCCGGCATGGCGGAAATGGCAGGGCCCGACGAGTCCTGGGGCTTCATGACCGCCGTCCAGGTCGGTCTGGGGGCGCCCTGGTCTGAACCGGGAATGTGGGGCTGGGCCGGCGGCTCCGGCGTCAGCGCCGCGGTCTATCCGAACGGAGATATCGGCGTCATCTTCACCCAGCGCTTCCTTGGCGGCCCGCAGGACACCTTCGGCCTCTTCTGGGAACCGTTCAGCGCCCTCCGGAAGGGTCTTCGCTGA
- a CDS encoding LTA synthase family protein codes for MSGRILNATRRVAVAMGQILVYVLIWAGLALLIAAVGIRFYWGEISVNQMLLNLVSVEIDGGGGAIVWAGILGIGVAPVLITAAIALWHQSRGRKRRRNGDDMRPRHAPWLVRTVSAVLVGAVVVGGTTAFTTTVGMGDYLKAANSPYNVGDYYVEPTITGDGAKRNLVLIYLESGEATLADDQLFEKDAFAPLKEATDAADGWQSVDNFQQYNGGGWTMAGLVSTQCGLPLKGTGSAGSSGAREVDEDGDTYLGGSTCVGDVLEEHGYNNVFLGGANSSFAAKDTFLSSHGYSEVKGLADWRAAGEPEESFRSDWGLSDERLMAQAKDRIDQLHAEAEQTGRPFNLSMLTLDTHEPVHIYDYCNVDTQNKVTSAFSCSLTQVAGFVDHMKEKGYLEDTAVVIMGDHLKHMSAGDAFHEQLDHHGNRTIFNRIWVPGGENSIELRSGGDQLNMYPTILEAVGLTLKNHEAGLGVSAFAPAVPEGSAQAMEPEAYAELLESLSPQFYAEAWAGQDPAQ; via the coding sequence ATGTCTGGCCGGATTCTCAATGCGACCCGGCGGGTCGCCGTCGCCATGGGACAGATCCTCGTCTATGTCCTGATCTGGGCCGGGCTTGCGCTGCTCATCGCCGCCGTCGGCATCCGTTTCTACTGGGGCGAAATCTCCGTTAACCAGATGCTCCTGAACCTCGTGTCCGTGGAAATCGACGGCGGGGGCGGAGCCATCGTCTGGGCCGGCATTCTGGGGATCGGCGTCGCACCAGTGCTGATTACTGCCGCGATCGCCCTGTGGCACCAATCCCGCGGCCGCAAGCGCCGCCGCAACGGCGACGACATGCGTCCCCGGCACGCACCGTGGCTGGTGCGCACCGTCTCTGCCGTCCTGGTGGGCGCGGTGGTCGTCGGCGGCACCACGGCCTTCACCACCACGGTGGGCATGGGGGATTACCTAAAGGCGGCGAACTCTCCGTACAACGTCGGCGACTACTACGTGGAGCCAACAATCACCGGCGACGGAGCCAAACGCAATCTGGTCCTGATCTATCTGGAGTCCGGCGAAGCCACCCTGGCCGACGACCAGCTCTTCGAAAAAGACGCGTTCGCTCCTCTGAAGGAGGCCACCGACGCCGCAGACGGCTGGCAGAGCGTGGACAACTTCCAGCAGTACAACGGCGGAGGCTGGACCATGGCCGGGCTCGTCTCAACGCAGTGCGGCCTGCCGCTGAAGGGCACCGGTTCGGCGGGCAGCAGCGGCGCCAGGGAGGTCGACGAGGACGGCGACACCTATCTGGGCGGGTCCACCTGCGTCGGTGACGTTCTCGAGGAGCACGGCTACAACAACGTTTTCCTGGGCGGCGCCAATTCCTCCTTCGCCGCGAAGGACACCTTCCTGAGCAGCCACGGCTACTCCGAGGTCAAGGGCCTTGCCGATTGGCGCGCGGCCGGCGAACCGGAGGAGAGCTTCCGCAGCGACTGGGGCCTGAGCGACGAACGCCTCATGGCCCAGGCCAAGGACAGGATTGACCAGCTGCACGCCGAGGCCGAACAGACCGGCCGGCCGTTCAACCTCTCCATGCTGACGCTGGACACCCACGAGCCGGTGCACATTTACGATTACTGCAACGTGGACACGCAGAACAAGGTCACGTCGGCGTTCTCCTGCTCCCTGACCCAGGTCGCCGGGTTTGTGGACCACATGAAGGAGAAGGGATACCTCGAAGACACTGCCGTGGTGATCATGGGCGACCACCTCAAGCACATGAGCGCCGGTGACGCCTTCCACGAGCAGCTGGACCACCACGGGAACCGCACCATCTTCAACCGGATCTGGGTTCCGGGCGGGGAAAACAGCATTGAACTGCGCTCCGGCGGCGACCAGCTGAACATGTACCCCACAATCCTGGAAGCCGTCGGCTTGACCCTGAAGAACCATGAGGCGGGGCTGGGCGTGTCCGCGTTCGCCCCGGCGGTCCCGGAGGGGTCGGCCCAGGCGATGGAGCCCGAGGCCTATGCCGAACTGCTGGAATCGCTGTCCCCGCAGTTCTACGCGGAGGCCTGGGCCGGTCAGGACCCCGCCCAGTAG
- a CDS encoding luciferase family protein → MNAPELHVPLRHGPRPATTPTSPHTQLDQIAPVELQDRLRDHALALPGVSRGSSQVSVPGAVAFYLNAPPEPPTLPAILGGEWGHIHPPSDGSLHLNVPTELAERLIAAGWAEYHCLVAPGVIPPIVIMLYGPRDADDFAVCAAVVEEAYLAAGGSPADQRGRILGLGGSYWAGS, encoded by the coding sequence ATGAACGCTCCGGAACTCCATGTGCCCCTGCGGCACGGACCGCGGCCCGCGACGACGCCGACCAGCCCGCACACCCAGCTTGATCAGATCGCGCCGGTCGAGCTGCAGGACCGGCTGCGCGACCATGCACTGGCGCTGCCCGGGGTCAGCCGCGGATCCAGTCAGGTCTCGGTTCCCGGCGCCGTCGCCTTCTACCTCAACGCGCCGCCGGAGCCGCCGACGCTGCCTGCCATTCTGGGCGGCGAGTGGGGACACATCCATCCCCCCTCCGACGGCAGTCTGCACCTGAACGTTCCCACCGAATTGGCCGAGCGACTGATCGCCGCCGGCTGGGCTGAGTACCACTGCCTGGTGGCCCCCGGCGTGATACCGCCGATCGTGATCATGCTCTACGGGCCGCGCGACGCGGACGACTTCGCCGTCTGTGCTGCGGTGGTGGAGGAAGCCTATCTGGCAGCCGGCGGATCCCCCGCCGACCAGCGCGGCCGCATCTTGGGCCTCGGCGGGAGCTACTGGGCGGGGTCCTGA
- a CDS encoding zinc-binding dehydrogenase yields MKAVYVTGPNTNEWVEVDRPAVGPHDVLLKIKACGICGSDAMYSQIGGIPPRQGATPLGHEPAAEVAEAGADVDGLTVGDHVVIDTMAFTDGLLGSGGAQGALSEYVVVRDAEPGRQLKVIPKDIPWEVAALNEPMAVALHAVNRTEPRPGDRVVIFGAGPIGLGALLGYRRRGVSHIVVVDLIPSRLEKALQIGADAVINSADEDVAARLVELHGDGSSMMVRGVRSGTDIFLDAAGAPVIPATVAGIAKQGATLGIVAVHKKPVELDFGSILTTELTIVFAMGYPTEIFEVTEDIIENWQKYALIISDKLPFDRALDALALAQTPGAADKVVVTFE; encoded by the coding sequence ATGAAGGCTGTTTACGTCACCGGTCCAAACACCAACGAATGGGTTGAGGTGGACCGGCCCGCGGTCGGCCCCCACGATGTCCTGCTGAAGATCAAGGCCTGTGGAATCTGCGGTTCCGATGCCATGTACAGCCAGATAGGCGGGATTCCGCCGCGGCAGGGCGCCACGCCGCTGGGCCACGAACCTGCCGCCGAGGTGGCCGAGGCAGGGGCCGACGTCGACGGTCTCACCGTGGGCGACCACGTGGTCATCGACACGATGGCCTTCACCGACGGCCTGCTGGGCAGCGGCGGCGCGCAGGGCGCGCTCTCCGAGTATGTGGTGGTCCGGGACGCAGAGCCCGGACGCCAGCTCAAGGTCATCCCCAAGGACATTCCGTGGGAGGTGGCGGCCCTGAACGAACCGATGGCGGTGGCCCTTCATGCCGTGAACCGCACCGAGCCCAGGCCCGGTGACAGAGTGGTCATTTTCGGCGCCGGGCCGATCGGGCTTGGGGCGCTCCTGGGGTACCGCCGCCGCGGAGTCAGTCACATCGTCGTCGTAGACCTCATTCCGTCCCGGCTGGAGAAGGCCCTGCAAATCGGCGCTGACGCCGTCATCAACTCCGCTGACGAAGACGTGGCCGCCAGGCTCGTGGAGCTGCACGGGGACGGATCGAGCATGATGGTCCGCGGTGTGCGCTCCGGCACCGACATCTTCCTCGATGCCGCCGGCGCACCGGTCATCCCGGCCACCGTTGCCGGCATCGCCAAGCAGGGCGCAACGCTCGGCATTGTCGCCGTCCACAAGAAGCCGGTTGAGCTCGACTTCGGGTCCATCCTCACCACGGAGCTGACCATCGTGTTTGCCATGGGCTATCCGACCGAGATCTTCGAGGTCACCGAGGACATCATCGAAAACTGGCAGAAGTATGCGCTGATCATCAGCGACAAGCTGCCCTTCGACCGGGCCTTGGATGCCCTCGCTCTGGCGCAGACTCCGGGCGCCGCGGACAAGGTCGTCGTAACGTTCGAGTAG
- a CDS encoding glucose 1-dehydrogenase, with amino-acid sequence MSERLKDKVALITGAASGMGASHARAFVREGAKVIIADINDDAGAALAAELGDAARYVHLNVTSAEDWAEAVATTLDTFGRLNVLVNNAGILDGGPLGQYPVERWQRALDINLTGPFLGMSAAVEALKASAPSSVINISSTAGLEGVAGMHGYTASKFGLRGLTKSAALELAASHVRVNSVHPGSIQTPMTAVMGRQKPIDFTETTLTRPAAPEEVTSVVLFLASDESSFSTGAEFVVDGGITAGKIYNV; translated from the coding sequence GTGAGCGAACGACTCAAAGACAAAGTAGCCCTGATTACCGGCGCAGCCAGCGGCATGGGGGCCTCCCACGCGCGGGCCTTCGTGCGTGAAGGCGCCAAGGTGATCATTGCGGACATCAATGACGACGCCGGTGCCGCCCTGGCCGCGGAACTGGGCGACGCCGCCCGCTACGTGCATCTGAATGTCACCAGCGCCGAGGACTGGGCCGAGGCCGTGGCGACCACGCTGGATACCTTCGGCCGGCTCAACGTCCTGGTGAACAATGCCGGCATCCTCGACGGCGGCCCCCTCGGCCAATACCCGGTGGAGCGCTGGCAGCGGGCACTGGACATCAACCTGACCGGCCCCTTCCTGGGCATGTCCGCAGCCGTCGAGGCGCTGAAGGCGTCCGCGCCGTCGTCGGTCATTAACATTTCCTCCACCGCCGGGCTGGAGGGCGTTGCCGGCATGCACGGTTACACGGCGTCGAAATTCGGCCTGCGCGGGCTGACGAAGTCGGCCGCACTGGAGCTGGCCGCATCCCACGTCCGGGTCAACTCGGTGCACCCGGGGTCCATCCAGACCCCGATGACCGCCGTGATGGGCAGGCAAAAGCCGATCGACTTTACCGAAACCACCCTCACCCGGCCGGCCGCACCGGAAGAGGTGACCAGTGTTGTCCTCTTCCTGGCCAGCGATGAGTCCAGCTTCTCCACCGGGGCGGAGTTCGTTGTCGACGGCGGAATCACGGCCGGCAAGATCTACAACGTTTAG